One Xenopus tropicalis strain Nigerian chromosome 8, UCB_Xtro_10.0, whole genome shotgun sequence genomic window carries:
- the LOC105948110 gene encoding vomeronasal type-2 receptor 26-like translates to MISSDDETHQKASEEMKDEIIKNGICVAFLVQIDEKNYRSFDFALQNIKKSKVYVVILISKLITLLMCGAVFPYTKVVWLMLSSLASATGVGSHKFNGALAVLFHKGNIPGLKDFLYKADPSRFPKDPFTAAVWLDVFDCHSEQAFPKPSSRSYRICNANHTLKQYEMNGYDTSNFRLTYSTYIAVYAVAHALHAMYTDKTSGGTILHFHKTINPLKPTQLKNYLQKLHFKTYDGDDIFFNEKGEVLGHFDIINWNIFQNETVTTRHVGTFNSSQSPGLTIDKEAILWPTYFNGIPVSRCSASCLPGYRKIFVEGKQVCCYQCVRCSESEISPLPDMGNCIKCPEDQWSNERRDKCIMRTIDFLSYKEPLGVALTTTALVLSICSAAVFFLFLKHKKSPIVKANNQELSYILLLSLMLSFLCSLLFIGRPTKATCFLRQVVFGIIFAICISSILGKTITVIIAFNATRPGSRLRNYVGTRVPKYILLLCTLPEVFICALWLIISPPFPDYDTHSATGKIILQCNEGSPSAFYIMVGYIALLAFVSFFVAYLARKLPDIFNEAQYITFSMLLFCSVWISFILAYVSTTGKYLAAVEIFAILVSSAGLLGLIFIPKCYFILIKQPVITRHN, encoded by the exons ATGATATCCTCTGATGATGAGACGCACCAGaaagccagtgaagagatgaagGATGAGATCATTAAGAATGGGATCTGTGTAGCTTTCCTTGTACAGATTGATGAAAAAAATTACAGAAGTTTTGACTTTGCTTTGCAAAACATAAAGAAGTCAAAAGTCTATGTTGTCATATTGATTAGTAAATTAATTACCCTCTTGATGTGTGGTGCTGTTTTTCCATATACTAAGGTGGTGTGGCTAATGCTATCTTCTTTGGCATCAGCTACAGGTGTAGGGAGTCATAAGTTTAATGGAGCCCTTGCTGTACTCTTTCATAAAGGAAACATTCCAGGTCTAAAAGACTTTCTTTACAAGGCTGATCCTTCAAGGTTTCCTAAAGACCCATTTACTGCTGCAGTTTGGTTAGACGTGTTTGATTGTCACTCTGAACAAGCCTTTCCTAAGCCATCATCCAGATCCTACCGTATATGTAATGCCAATCATACATTAAAGCAATATGAGATGAATGGATATGATACAAGTAACTTTAGACTAACATACAGTACTTACATTGCTGTATATGCTGTGGCCCATGCACTCCATGCCATGTATACTGATAAAACCAGTGGTGGAACCATCTTGCATTTTCATAAAACAATAAATCCACTGAAGCCAACACAG TTAAAGAACTACCTGCAAAAACTCCATTTTAAGACATATGATGGAGATGACATTTTCTTTAATGAGAAAGGAGAGGTTCTGGGGCATTTTGATATAATAAACTGGAACATTTTCCAAAATGAAACAGTGACTACAAGACATGTTGGGACCTTCAATTCATCTCAGTCTCCAGGACTCACCATTGACAAAGAGGCCATTCTTTGGCCAACTTATTTTAATGGG ATCCCAGTCTCAAGGTGCAGTGCCAGCTGTCTCCCCGGTTACAGGAAAATATTTGTGGAAGGAAAGCAAGTTTGCTGTTATCAATGTGTTCGATGCTCAGAAAGCGAAATATCCCCATTGCCAG ACATGGGAAATTGTATAAAATGTCCTGAAGACCAATGGTCCAATGAGAGGAGAGATAAATGCATCATGAGAACCATTGACTTCCTTTCTTACAAGGAGCCTCTTGGTGTGGCTCTAACCACCACTGCTCTAGTTCTGTCTATTTGCTCAGCTGcagtttttttcctctttttaaaACACAAGAAGAGCCCCATTGTGAAAGCCAATAACCAGGAGCTCAGTTACATTCTTCTTCTTTCCCTCATGCTATCCTTTCTTTGTTCCTTACTATTTATTGGAAGGCCTACAAAGGCCACCTGTTTCTTGAGACAAGTTGTGTTTGGTATCATCTTTGCTATTTGTATTTCTTCCATCTTGGGGAAAaccattactgttattattgccttcaatgccactaGACCTGGAAGCCGGCTCAGGAACTATGTTGGTACCCGGGTCCCTAAATACATTCTTCTACTATGTACACTTCCTGAGGTTTTCATCTGTGCACTTTGGCTCATAATctctcccccattccctgacTATGACACTCACTCTGCAACAGGAAAGATCATTTTGCAGTGCAATGAGGGATCACCTAGTGCATTCTACATAATGGTTGGTTACATTGCCTTGTTGGCTTTTGTGAGTTTCTTTGTTGCTTATCTTGCCCGTAAATTACCAGACATATTTAATGAAGCACAATACATAACCTTCAGCATGTTGCTGTTCTGCAGTGTATGGATCTCCTTCATCCTGGCCTATGTGAGCACCACAGGCAAATATTTAGCAGcggtggagatatttgccatccttGTTTCCAGTGCAGGACTTCTTGGCCTTATATTTATCCCTAAGTGCTACTTTATCTTGATTAAACAACCCGTTATTACTAGACATAATTAA